DNA sequence from the bacterium genome:
CTTCGGGCCATCAATGGGGTCGCAACGTCTACGGACGAGAGATTGCTCCACGGCCGGGACAGAGTATCCGGCTCGAGGCCGGCGACGGTACGGTGCTATCGCTTCGCGGGCAACAGATCGCGGCGCGACATGACGGTCTACTGGTATTCGAACGGTACGGCCGGGACAAGCGGCAGAAGGACGCGTACGATCTGATTCCGGTGAAGCTCGTCGCTCGCGTTCTTCCCATGAAGAGTCTCGCGGCATCGGAACTCGGTGATCTTGTTCTCGGGGAGGGCACGGCCATCTTCGGATCGCTGCCGGCCGGTACGCGGATCCGCACGACCTCTTCCCTTTACATCGAAGGCGACGTCGAGCGGGACTGCCACCTCCAGTGCGGGGGGTCCCTGCGAATCACCGGCTACCTCCGGAAAGCCACGGTTGTATCTGCGAACCACGTCTGCATCCACGGTGAAGTGTGCGAATCGAATATCGCGACGGCCCTCACACTGCACGTAGATGACAAGATCACGGACAGCGTCGTTCGCGCTTCGGACGTCATTACGGGCGAGATCGTGGGTGGTGACGTGGAAGCGCTCCGCCAGCCGCCGCTTCATCGCACCGACGATACCGGCAGCATGGCGGCGGCCATCCGCATCAATCTTCGGAAATTTTTCGAGAATCGGCAGGTCGCGGGGCGGGAAGCGCTGGATGATCTGCGTCGCACGGTGTCTCAGATCGTGGACATCTTCGGATCGGAGATCGCGCTGCAGGCCAGCGAGGGGACCGAGCAGCGGCTGCTCTTGAAGTGGATCCGCGGGCAGAAAGCGGCCGGGGGCGGCAACTACACCCATGCGGAAGTGCAGGAATTCCGAGAAGTCCTCGAGCTGATTCCGATGATCCGGGAGCAGTTGGCCTCCATCGGCATGGAGCTGCGCGACGTGACGTCACAGCTCCAAGAAATGACGCCGGACGGCGATTCCACATAGAACTCTTCCCCGCCCGACGGCGCTTGGCCGAAGCGCCATCCCCTGTATAACACTCCTCTATTGCACAATTCCTGATTGTCTCTTGTTGAAAGTGAGATACGAGATTCGATGCATCGTGTCCTAACGGCGCTGGCCGTCACAATCGCCTTCGTCGCCTCGGCAGCCACGTCAACGTCCGCCGCCAGTGAGCGTTCCTTGGGGAACGTGGCGGTGAACGTTCTGCGATCCGACCTCAGCGGAGCCGATCTCCGTCTCCAACCCCCGCCGAACGACGCGCGCTCCTCCGAAAACAGCCCGCTCGATGAAACGACTTCCATCTGGTCGTCGGGCGGAATCTTGTGGGCCGTTCCCACGGGAACGGATTGCGTGATCGTCACCACCACGGCCATCGGTTGGCGCTCGGTTGCCCGCGAGGAAATCCCCGACAGCGTGTGGGAGAGCACGCTGGCCGATCCTCTGCCGCTCGTTCGCGTTTCCTCGGTGATGATCCTGCGGGAGATGCCGCTGATTTCGCTCGCGTTCAATCCGCTCCAGCCCACGGAAGACGGTTCCACGCTTCGCCGATGCGAGGACGTGGCGGTCGAACTCCACTATTCCGGCGCGGCGCGGTCCCCGGATACGCGACGGTTGTCCGCTGAGTTTTACGCTTTGGCACGGCCCATGGTCGAGAATCTCGACGAAGTGTCGCCTGAGCCGGAAGCGAAGCCCGAGTCCTATCTCATCATCACCAATCCCACCTACACGACCCAGCTCACCACGTTCGTCAACTGGAAGCGGGCGCGAGGGCACACGGTGACGGTACGCACGACGGCTCAGACCGGTTCGACCAATCAGCAGATCAGGACGTTTCTTCAGACGGCCTATAATACGTGGGCAGAGCCCCCCGTGTATGTGCTGCTGGTGGGCGACGTGGACAATCCCAGTCCGCTGGCTTCCTGGCTGGTTCCCGGGAGCTATCATCCTTTGATTGCATCGGATCATCCCTACGCCCTGCTCGACGGCGAGGACTACCTTCCCGACGTCTTCGTGGGCCGATTCTCGATAGATCAAGGAAGCGAGGCGCAGACGGTCGTTAACAAGTGCATCGCCTATGAGCGCGATCCTCATCAACCGCAGGGGGACTGGCGACGGCGGATGATGATCGTGGGGGTGCGAAGCACTCCGGGATATTATCAGACGTACAATTCCGCGTGGCCCACACTTCAATGGATCGGACGCCAGTTCACGGAAGTCGCGGGGTACAACCAGATTTGCACCGTTCCTTTCCCGGGCAGTTCCAGCGGCACCATCAGCCAATGGATAAATTCCGGCGTCAGTTTCGTGGCCTATCGCGGATTCGGCTCACCTTCCGACTGGACGTACCCATCCTACACGGTCTCCGACGTGCAGACTCTGAGCAATGGGGCGATGCTGCCGGTCGTCGCCAGCATTGTCTGCGGCGGGGGAGCGTTTGAGAGCACGGTGGATCCGTGTTTTGGCGAGGCCTGGCTGAGGGCGGGATCACCTTCTCAACCCAAAGGCGCGATCGGCTTCATCGGGCCTTCGGAACTCGACACAAAAACCCGGTGGAACAACACGATCGTCGCCGGAATCTATGAGGGAATTCTGTTCGAAGACGTGCCGACACTGAGCGCGGCCATGCTGCGCGGCAAGCTGGAACTGATCCGGCAATTCCCGAACAACGTGGACGTGATGGAAGCCGACGCCGATCGTTCGGTTTCCTTCTATTTCCATTGCTACAACCTCCTCGGCGATCCGGGATTGACCTTCTACGTCGGCGACGTGCGATCCTTGTCCGCCACCCTGCCTCCGAGTCTCCCTCTGGGAGCGCCATCGCTGACTCTGACAATCAACCACGCGAGCGGTCCGTTGGCGGGGGCATGGGGCACGGTAGTCCGCAGCGACACTGCGTTCAGCCGTGCCGTCAGCGATTCCAATGGCCGTCTCACGCTGCGGTTGCCCCAAGACGTCGGCGGCCCGCTCCAAGTTACGGTTACCAAGCCGCGTTTCGCAACTGTGCAGAGCGCGCTCACCCTGGGAACCGCGACGTCATCGGTGGGTTCGCATTCAACTACACTGTGCGATGACGGCCATTGCGGCTCGAACGGCAACGGCGACGGGCGAGCCAATCCGGGCGAGGCGCTGAGTCTGGGTATGGTTGTGCGAAACTACGGCACGGCTTCCTTCGGCGGCGGGTGGCTGAACCTCGCGGCGGTGTCAGGTCCACTGACCGTAATCACGTCTCAACAGAGCTTGCCGGTGTTGTCCCCTCAAGCTCAGTCGGACACGTTGTGGTTCGTCGTTCCGGTGATCCCGGGAGCGAATGACGGAACCATAGGCCGTCTCGAATGGTCGGTCACACCGGGCGGTTTCGTCTGGCAGACGGAAACGGAGATCTACGCGCCGCGACTACTTGCCTCGGCGGTCCGGACCAATGGAATCGAAGGGAATCCACCTCCCCTGAGCAGTCCTGAGGTTTCCATTCAACTGGCGAATCACGGCCGAACCGAGCAGCCCGCCTTTACGGCCACACTCCGCTCACAGGAAGGCCGGGTCATCGTCTTAGACAGTATCGCCCAGTATGCGGCAATTCCCGCGGGAGCGAGCACGTGGCCGGTTGCGGGCGGATTCACGATCGCGGTAGGGAGTTTCTACCCCGGCGACCGGGCC
Encoded proteins:
- a CDS encoding FapA family protein, coding for MGEPSSEHRVRLVSKGYNTWKMQVLFTRPDLSASEISERLREVKRELANQFGVPDHLLEYSGLLGRQETRNGLLVQLLITKQDVPANAPRFRTLPLQAPDGTTYSDMRLVADLHPYDEWDHPLTRSVVEARLVAAGFGLSWVDWTVIDQVILNMHETGKPVTELEIARGVLPGTGLSSRLTYGVRRDQDRFLESAWLGVRPVLAGEFIVEASASTSGHQWGRNVYGREIAPRPGQSIRLEAGDGTVLSLRGQQIAARHDGLLVFERYGRDKRQKDAYDLIPVKLVARVLPMKSLAASELGDLVLGEGTAIFGSLPAGTRIRTTSSLYIEGDVERDCHLQCGGSLRITGYLRKATVVSANHVCIHGEVCESNIATALTLHVDDKITDSVVRASDVITGEIVGGDVEALRQPPLHRTDDTGSMAAAIRINLRKFFENRQVAGREALDDLRRTVSQIVDIFGSEIALQASEGTEQRLLLKWIRGQKAAGGGNYTHAEVQEFREVLELIPMIREQLASIGMELRDVTSQLQEMTPDGDST